The sequence below is a genomic window from Campylobacter ornithocola.
TCATCTATAGCCACAAAACCGCCTCTATTTTTACCAATAATTTTTACATCAAATATACTTTCACTATCTTTATAGTTGTCAATAAATTCTTTAACTTTTTGCTTTCTTAAAGCTTTTTTATGAGAAAGTAATGATCTGCCACCGCGAGAACCCACTATAGCAACTTCTAATGTATCACCTTCTTTGAAGATAAATTCGCCTTTTTCATTTTGAATTTCTTCTACTGCTAAAATACCTTCTGATTTTTGCCCTACATTTACAAATACTTCATTGCCTTTAATTGCAACAATTATACCTTGTGTAGTTGCTTCCTCATCAGACTTGAAAGACTCTTCAAGCATTTGCTCAAAATCTTCTTCTATGATAATATCCTCTAGTCTGTTTTGAACTTTTTTGTTCACCTCGCTCATCGTGGTCCTTTGTTTTAAATTTTAATTCTTGATTATAGTATTGTTTTCTTTAAACTTAGTTAATTTTGGTATATTCTTTGATTTTTTCTAAAACCAAATCAATCACCCAATCAGGTGTAGAAGCACCCGCACTAATACCGCATTTTTTTTTATCATTAAACCATTCTTTTTGAATTTCTTTTTCATTTTCTATTAGATAACTATCCTCACAATAATTTTTTGCTATTAAAAAAAGCTGTTTCGTATTGGCTGAGTTCTTACCTCCAACTATTATCATTACATCACTTTTCTTAGCAAGTTCATTAATTGCTTCTTGATTTTTAAAAGTTGCATCACATATAGTATTAAAAACACGCACTTCTTTTACTCTAAGCATTAAAAAATTTACAATTTCCATAAATTTTTCTATCTTTTTTGTAGTTTGTGATACCACTGCGATCTTAGAAGGTAATTTAATATCGAGTAATTCTTTTTCATCAAGCACTACATAAGCTTTAGTACTCACATAGC
It includes:
- a CDS encoding 4-hydroxy-3-methylbut-2-enyl diphosphate reductase → MEIKLAKSYGFCFGVKRAIKKAEQIKDAATIGPLIHNNEEITRLWKNYNVKTLNDINELSTEKKAIIRTHGITKQDLEKLKQKNIEIFDATCPFVTKPQKICEQMSNEGYEVVIFGDKNHPEVKGVRSYVSTKAYVVLDEKELLDIKLPSKIAVVSQTTKKIEKFMEIVNFLMLRVKEVRVFNTICDATFKNQEAINELAKKSDVMIIVGGKNSANTKQLFLIAKNYCEDSYLIENEKEIQKEWFNDKKKCGISAGASTPDWVIDLVLEKIKEYTKIN